The Desulfuromonadales bacterium genomic sequence TGTCACCGATGATCACCCCGTCGGTGTCGCAGACGATCATGTTGTACCCGGTTTCACCGGAGACGAATTCTACCAGTTGTTGAGCCATTTCCGTGGTCATCTGGATCATGGTCACCTGCCGGGAGCGATGTTTAATTAAGGCCTTTCATAGATACCGGCAATTCCCGGCAACAGTCAAACATTATTTACAATTTCAGGTCAGCTTTAATCCTTGGACAGAGTAGGGACATTCCCGCAGAAATCGGCGACGACGCGGCCGGAACTGCTAGAATGGAGGAGACGATGAAAACCCTGACAATCGCCATTCTCAGTTTGTCGCTGGTCAACCTCAGCATCCGGGAGGTCTTATGAAAAGCAAACTGATCCTCTCCCTGTCAATTCTCCTGCTCCCTTTTGCCACGAACGCCCTGGCCGACAAGGCGATTTTGGCCGGAGGATGTTTCTGGTGCATGGAGGCGGACTTTGAAAAGCTGGATGGCGTCACCGACGTGGTCTCGGGATTTACCGGCGGCACGTTGAAAGACCCGACCTACAACGGCAATCATGAGGGGCACTACGAGGCGGTGGAAATCACCTACGACACGACGCGGGTGAGTTACCAGCAGTTGCTCGACTACTACTGGGTGAATATCGACCCATTTGACGACGGCGGGCAGTTCTGTGACCGAGGGCACAGCTACCTGAGTGCCATTTTTGTCGCGAATGAAGCGGAAAGGAAGATTTCCGAGGAGTCCAAAAGGAAGGTCGAGGCGATGTTCCCGGGGGAAAAGGTAGTCACCCCCATCCTGGAGGCGTCAATCTTCTATCCGATCAAGGGGGACGAGAGCTACCATCAGGATTTTTACAAGAAGAGCCCCATTCGCTACAAGGCGTATCGCTGGAATTGTGGGCGGGATCAACGGTTGAAGGAGATTTGGGGGGATAAGGCGACGCATTGATCCAGGGGATGAAAATTTAGAATCTGCCCGGATTCCGGGGGCAGCTCACTTATCACCCCCCCTCACCCTCCTCAGAATTAAGTAAGGTGTCCCCCGAAATCCATCCGCGACGTCACATGGTAGAATGCCCCCGAATATTCGATCCGAAGCGGTCGTCCCATCCCCCCCATGACCTATCCCTCAAAGCCAGTCTGATCTTTCTATATATTTGTGAAAAGTGTAGGTCTGACACCCTGTGACGTACGTTCCCCTCTTGCCTTCACCTCTAATCGGGTCAAATTGTGAGCCGATTACTGCCGATAATCGGCTCACGAAATATCAGAATCCTGGTTGCGGTAGGGGCGCTGCTTGCCGCGCCCCAGGGCGGAGCAAGCGCCGCCCCTACAACCTGTCTTTTTCTCCTCCGTGTCTCCGTGTCGCTGTGGCGGAAAGCTTTTACGCCGGAAAAACCTCCAC encodes the following:
- the msrA gene encoding peptide-methionine (S)-S-oxide reductase MsrA, producing the protein MKSKLILSLSILLLPFATNALADKAILAGGCFWCMEADFEKLDGVTDVVSGFTGGTLKDPTYNGNHEGHYEAVEITYDTTRVSYQQLLDYYWVNIDPFDDGGQFCDRGHSYLSAIFVANEAERKISEESKRKVEAMFPGEKVVTPILEASIFYPIKGDESYHQDFYKKSPIRYKAYRWNCGRDQRLKEIWGDKATH